One stretch of Chryseobacterium sp. LJ668 DNA includes these proteins:
- a CDS encoding ATP-dependent DNA ligase encodes MKNFAELINALESTNKTNAKIDAITDYLERAPDDDKLWFIALFTGKRPKRNVNTNFMKEWALEIIQLPFWLFQESYSSVGDLGETISLILPPPTEKIEKSLSQWMNEIIRLKNKNEVEKKEFVLNSWNGLDYTERLIFNKLLGGSFRIGVSSKTLINSLMKFSGQEASTLMHSLMGKWQPDEVSFKELISAENINPDNSKPYPFCLAYPLEKELDDLGKPEEWLIEYKWDGIRGQIIRRNDEVFIWSRGEELVTEQFPEIAETVKAMKGNFVIDGEILAVKEGNVLNFNELQKRLNRKTLTKKMLAEIPIEVFAYDILELEGTDLREKPISARRAMLAELLLNEAPENIKISQAIDFEDWNKLDLIRENSREINSEGLMLKQKISHYHSGRKKGDWWKWKISPLTIDAVLIYAQKGSGRRSAYYTDYSFAVKSGDKLVTIAKAYSGLTDKEIMEVSKFVNKNAIEKFGPVRTVKPELVFEIAFEGIGFSNRHKSGVALRFPRILRWRKDKTVNDIDDIEEIKKLIQ; translated from the coding sequence ATGAAAAATTTCGCAGAACTCATCAATGCGTTGGAAAGCACCAATAAAACAAATGCTAAAATCGATGCCATCACCGATTATCTGGAGCGTGCGCCCGATGATGATAAATTATGGTTTATTGCTTTATTCACAGGAAAAAGGCCAAAGCGAAATGTCAATACAAATTTTATGAAAGAATGGGCATTGGAAATTATTCAATTGCCATTTTGGTTATTCCAGGAAAGTTATTCTTCAGTAGGAGACTTGGGTGAAACGATATCGCTGATTCTTCCGCCGCCAACAGAGAAAATTGAAAAATCACTGTCCCAATGGATGAACGAAATCATCAGATTGAAAAATAAAAATGAGGTCGAAAAAAAAGAATTCGTTTTAAATTCCTGGAATGGTTTAGATTATACAGAACGTCTTATTTTTAATAAATTATTGGGTGGAAGCTTCAGAATTGGAGTTTCCTCAAAAACTTTAATCAATTCTTTGATGAAATTTTCCGGACAGGAAGCGAGTACATTAATGCACAGTTTAATGGGAAAATGGCAGCCAGACGAAGTTTCATTCAAAGAACTTATTTCAGCAGAAAACATCAACCCTGATAATTCAAAACCTTACCCTTTTTGCCTCGCTTATCCGCTCGAAAAAGAGTTGGACGATTTGGGGAAACCCGAAGAATGGCTCATCGAATATAAGTGGGACGGAATTCGTGGACAAATCATCAGAAGAAATGATGAAGTTTTTATTTGGTCTCGTGGAGAAGAACTGGTAACCGAACAATTTCCCGAAATTGCCGAGACCGTAAAAGCGATGAAAGGCAACTTTGTGATTGATGGAGAAATACTTGCGGTGAAGGAAGGGAATGTTTTAAATTTTAACGAATTACAAAAGCGCTTGAACCGAAAAACTTTAACTAAAAAAATGCTCGCCGAAATTCCGATTGAAGTTTTTGCGTATGATATTTTGGAACTGGAAGGAACCGATTTAAGGGAAAAACCAATTTCTGCAAGACGAGCAATGTTGGCAGAATTACTATTAAATGAAGCTCCGGAAAACATTAAAATTTCTCAGGCAATTGATTTTGAAGATTGGAACAAATTAGATTTAATACGAGAAAATTCGAGGGAAATCAACAGTGAAGGATTGATGCTGAAACAGAAAATTTCACACTATCATTCCGGACGGAAAAAAGGCGATTGGTGGAAATGGAAAATCAGTCCCTTAACCATTGATGCAGTTCTTATTTATGCTCAAAAAGGTAGCGGTAGAAGAAGCGCATATTATACCGATTATAGTTTTGCCGTGAAAAGTGGTGATAAATTAGTTACCATTGCTAAAGCTTATTCAGGGTTAACTGATAAAGAAATAATGGAGGTCAGCAAGTTTGTCAATAAAAATGCAATCGAAAAATTTGGTCCCGTCCGTACCGTAAAACCCGAATTGGTTTTCGAAATTGCTTTTGAAGGAATAGGTTTTAGTAATCGACACAAGAGCGGGGTAGCTCTGCGTTTTCCAAGAATTTTAAGATGGCGGAAAGACAAAACCGTGAATGATATTGATGATATTGAAGAGATAAAAAAACTAATACAATAA
- a CDS encoding ligase-associated DNA damage response DEXH box helicase codes for MADKGNSPFKFQIDTWKKFGNGYSGMVVAPTGFGKTFSVFLALISDFLTFPDKYKKGLKMVWITPLRSLSKDIAKAMQEAIDEIGLDWAVGVRNGDTDPKIRQQQVKSMPEILVVTPESLHLLLAQKNNQRFFNSMHCVAVDEWHELLGSKRGVMLELAVSQLVYYVPKIKIWGITATIGNLDEAMDVLIPFDIKKTKITAKELKKIDIISVFPDEVEFLPWAGHLGQKLADKVVPIILESKSTIVFTNTRSQSEMWYQLLLNAYPDFAGQIAIHHSSIDAHLRIWIEENLSNGKLKAVVSTSSLDLGIDFKPVDTVIQIGSAKGVARFLQRAGRSGHSPFETSKIFCVPTHSLELIEVAALKEAVKQKVIEPREPLVLCFDVLVQFLMTLAVGDGFFPDEIYQRIKKVYTFQEIRDEEWKGIVDFLTIGGSALKNYEEYHKVVVMEDGLHKVTSRKIAMLHRMNMGAIVSDAMLKVKFISGGYIGMVEEYFISRLKKEEKFILAGRVLEVAMIKDMTVFVRASKGKAMAPSYLGGRLPLSSNLGHFLREKLSGALNHKASEKELKFLHPLLANQEKRSHIPREDEFLVELIKNREGYHLFMYPFEGRLVHEVMAALIAYRISKLAPISFSMAMNDYGFELFSDKEIPLNEDNLEKILTRENLMVDVISSINSAEMARRKFRDIAVISGMVVQNFPGQQRSNKALQSSAGLIFKVLEDYDPNHFLVRQAYTEVFNMQLQEQRLVEAFKRIQKSKIILKYSNTFTPLSFPIKVDSLRQTLTSENLDVRIQKLIKQSGRNIKDD; via the coding sequence ATGGCTGATAAAGGCAATTCCCCATTCAAGTTTCAGATTGACACTTGGAAAAAATTCGGGAATGGTTATAGCGGTATGGTGGTTGCTCCGACCGGTTTTGGGAAAACTTTTTCGGTGTTTTTAGCTTTAATTTCAGATTTTTTAACCTTTCCGGATAAGTATAAGAAGGGTTTGAAAATGGTCTGGATCACACCCCTGCGTTCGCTTTCAAAAGATATTGCCAAAGCAATGCAGGAAGCTATTGATGAGATTGGTCTAGACTGGGCAGTTGGCGTAAGAAATGGCGACACAGACCCAAAAATACGACAGCAACAGGTGAAAAGTATGCCGGAAATTTTAGTTGTCACTCCAGAAAGTTTACATCTACTTTTAGCACAAAAAAATAATCAGCGTTTCTTTAACTCAATGCATTGCGTTGCTGTGGATGAATGGCACGAGCTATTGGGTTCAAAACGTGGTGTCATGTTGGAATTGGCAGTGTCGCAGTTGGTTTATTACGTTCCGAAAATTAAAATATGGGGAATTACAGCAACCATCGGCAACCTTGATGAGGCAATGGATGTTCTCATTCCTTTTGATATTAAAAAAACAAAAATTACTGCTAAAGAACTCAAGAAAATTGATATTATATCAGTCTTTCCTGATGAAGTTGAGTTCTTACCTTGGGCCGGACATCTCGGGCAGAAATTAGCAGATAAGGTGGTTCCGATCATTTTAGAATCAAAATCAACCATTGTCTTTACCAATACCCGAAGCCAGAGTGAAATGTGGTATCAGCTTCTTCTAAATGCCTATCCCGATTTTGCCGGACAAATTGCGATACACCATAGTTCGATTGATGCTCATTTAAGGATTTGGATTGAAGAAAATTTAAGCAATGGTAAATTAAAGGCAGTCGTTTCCACCTCATCTTTGGATCTGGGAATTGACTTTAAACCTGTTGATACTGTGATTCAAATCGGTTCTGCGAAAGGCGTTGCCAGATTTTTGCAACGCGCCGGACGAAGTGGCCACTCCCCTTTTGAAACGTCTAAAATATTCTGTGTCCCAACCCATTCTTTGGAACTCATTGAAGTTGCGGCATTAAAGGAAGCTGTGAAACAAAAAGTCATTGAGCCACGTGAGCCATTGGTTTTATGCTTCGATGTTTTGGTGCAGTTTCTGATGACTTTGGCAGTTGGTGACGGATTTTTTCCAGATGAAATTTACCAAAGGATCAAAAAAGTGTATACATTTCAGGAAATTAGAGATGAAGAATGGAAAGGAATAGTTGATTTTCTCACGATTGGCGGAAGCGCCCTGAAAAATTACGAAGAATATCATAAAGTTGTCGTGATGGAAGACGGCTTGCATAAAGTAACTTCCAGAAAAATCGCAATGCTCCACCGAATGAATATGGGTGCCATCGTCAGCGACGCAATGCTGAAAGTGAAATTTATTTCCGGCGGATATATCGGAATGGTTGAAGAATATTTTATCTCAAGATTGAAGAAGGAGGAAAAATTTATTTTGGCAGGAAGGGTTTTGGAAGTGGCAATGATCAAAGATATGACGGTTTTTGTACGTGCTTCGAAAGGAAAAGCAATGGCGCCGAGTTATTTGGGTGGACGATTGCCTTTGAGTTCAAATTTGGGTCATTTTTTAAGAGAAAAATTATCAGGAGCATTAAATCATAAAGCTTCCGAAAAAGAACTGAAGTTTCTGCATCCACTTTTAGCCAATCAGGAAAAACGGTCACATATTCCGAGAGAAGATGAGTTTTTGGTCGAACTGATTAAAAACCGAGAAGGTTATCATTTATTTATGTATCCTTTTGAAGGCCGTTTGGTACACGAAGTGATGGCTGCGTTGATCGCTTACCGGATTTCCAAATTGGCTCCGATCTCCTTTTCTATGGCGATGAATGATTATGGTTTTGAATTATTCAGTGATAAAGAAATTCCGCTGAACGAAGATAATCTTGAGAAAATATTAACTAGAGAAAACCTGATGGTCGATGTAATCTCGAGCATCAATTCTGCGGAAATGGCTAGAAGGAAATTCAGAGATATTGCTGTAATTTCCGGTATGGTTGTACAGAATTTTCCGGGACAGCAGCGCTCCAATAAAGCCCTACAAAGTTCGGCAGGACTTATTTTTAAAGTCCTGGAAGATTATGATCCCAATCATTTTCTCGTGAGACAGGCTTATACAGAGGTTTTTAATATGCAGTTGCAAGAACAAAGATTGGTTGAAGCATTTAAAAGAATCCAAAAATCTAAAATAATTTTAAAATATTCTAATACTTTT
- a CDS encoding TetR/AcrR family transcriptional regulator, which translates to MKKSQETRLNILRKAFDLIYKNGYQKTSVDEIIATTQVTKGAFYYHFKTKDEMGLAILEELLKPTFTSAFIEPLQNTENALESIYDLMNHILMEDSLLTIENGCPASNFAQEMAPWNIDFTKALNKLSKQWENAMTNAIEKSMKQGLIKNDINAREVAIFVMSGYWGIRNLGKLTNNKSVYLIYLQGLKTYFQRL; encoded by the coding sequence ATGAAAAAGTCTCAGGAAACCCGTTTAAACATTCTCAGGAAAGCATTTGATCTGATCTATAAAAACGGATATCAGAAAACAAGTGTTGACGAAATTATTGCCACAACTCAGGTTACAAAAGGTGCCTTTTATTATCATTTTAAAACTAAAGATGAAATGGGCCTTGCGATACTTGAAGAACTCCTGAAGCCTACATTTACGTCAGCTTTTATTGAACCTTTGCAAAATACAGAAAATGCGCTTGAATCTATTTATGATCTGATGAATCATATTCTGATGGAAGATTCTTTGCTTACCATAGAAAATGGCTGTCCGGCCTCCAATTTTGCTCAAGAAATGGCTCCATGGAATATTGATTTTACAAAAGCTCTGAATAAGCTCTCAAAACAATGGGAAAATGCAATGACAAATGCCATTGAAAAAAGTATGAAACAAGGGCTTATCAAAAATGATATCAATGCCAGAGAAGTTGCAATTTTTGTGATGTCTGGTTATTGGGGAATCAGAAATTTAGGAAAATTAACAAATAATAAATCGGTTTATCTTATTTATTTACAAGGGCTTAAAACCTATTTTCAAAGGCTTTAA
- a CDS encoding rhodanese-like domain-containing protein, with product MKSIIMFCGIMLTVYIAYRIYKYQTLDNGLDQLVRDGAVILDVRTEKEFKMGHISESKNFSLGTIRERYTELDPGKTYITVCSHGLRSVKVETILKEKGFKKVYNGGAWSDLKKKLDLKSSENQINTNN from the coding sequence ATGAAAAGTATTATTATGTTTTGTGGAATCATGCTCACTGTTTACATAGCTTACAGGATTTACAAATATCAGACATTAGACAACGGTTTGGATCAGTTAGTAAGAGATGGAGCGGTAATTTTAGATGTAAGAACAGAAAAAGAATTTAAAATGGGACATATTTCTGAGTCAAAGAATTTTTCTTTAGGAACAATTAGAGAAAGATATACAGAACTTGATCCTGGAAAAACCTATATTACTGTTTGCTCTCACGGCTTAAGAAGTGTGAAAGTTGAAACTATTTTAAAGGAAAAAGGCTTTAAAAAAGTGTATAATGGCGGAGCATGGAGCGACTTGAAAAAAAAACTTGATTTAAAATCATCAGAAAACCAAATAAACACTAATAATTAA
- a CDS encoding NADH:flavin oxidoreductase, with protein sequence MNIDTLFTPFSYKNLHLNNRLVMAPMTRAQSDNGVPTNEIADYYSRRAASDVGLILSEGTVINRPASKNIQNIPDFYGTEALRGWKNVIDAVHKYGGKMGPQIWHVGDTRSSETYPEIPMEKASTMTLEDIRDTIAQFAASAKSAKDLGFDCLEIHGAHGYLIDQFFWEMTNTRTDEYGGKTLKERSRFAVDVIKAMRAAVGEDFTIIIRLSQWKQQDYQSRLATTSSEMEDWLLPMKEAGVDIFHCSQRRFWEPEFEGSDLNFAGWAKKITGQPTITVGSVGLKSDFMSAFAGEGSEKTDLSELMRRFEREDFDLVAVGRALLTDHQWVQKIKEGRTEEISDFSAESLGVLY encoded by the coding sequence ATGAATATAGACACCTTATTTACCCCATTTAGCTATAAAAATCTGCATCTTAATAACAGATTGGTAATGGCACCTATGACAAGAGCGCAATCTGACAATGGAGTTCCTACAAATGAAATTGCCGATTACTACTCAAGAAGAGCAGCTTCAGATGTAGGCTTGATTTTATCTGAAGGAACAGTAATCAATCGTCCGGCATCAAAGAATATACAAAATATACCTGATTTTTATGGAACCGAAGCATTGCGAGGCTGGAAAAACGTCATTGATGCCGTTCATAAATATGGAGGAAAAATGGGACCTCAGATTTGGCATGTTGGTGATACAAGAAGTTCTGAAACCTATCCTGAGATTCCAATGGAAAAGGCTTCCACAATGACCTTGGAAGATATTCGAGATACCATTGCACAATTTGCTGCATCTGCAAAATCTGCCAAAGATCTCGGGTTCGATTGCCTTGAAATTCATGGAGCTCACGGTTATCTTATCGATCAGTTTTTCTGGGAAATGACCAATACGAGAACAGACGAATATGGTGGGAAAACACTGAAAGAAAGAAGCCGTTTTGCAGTTGATGTAATTAAAGCAATGAGAGCAGCAGTCGGAGAAGATTTCACAATTATCATCCGTCTTTCTCAATGGAAGCAACAAGATTACCAAAGCAGATTGGCAACAACATCCTCAGAAATGGAAGACTGGCTTTTACCTATGAAAGAAGCGGGTGTTGATATTTTCCATTGCTCGCAACGTCGCTTTTGGGAACCAGAATTTGAAGGTTCTGATTTAAACTTTGCAGGCTGGGCAAAAAAAATTACCGGTCAGCCAACAATTACTGTGGGTTCTGTGGGTTTAAAAAGTGATTTCATGAGTGCATTTGCGGGTGAAGGAAGTGAGAAAACAGATCTTTCTGAATTGATGCGCAGATTTGAACGTGAGGATTTTGATCTGGTTGCAGTAGGACGTGCATTACTGACAGATCATCAGTGGGTACAAAAAATAAAAGAAGGAAGAACAGAAGAAATTTCAGATTTTTCAGCTGAAAGTCTTGGCGTTTTATATTAA
- a CDS encoding DUF3817 domain-containing protein, whose product MINLFKTKIGRLRIIAILEGITLLTLIFIAVPLKHFMGNPSVVKILGPVHGALFLLFLFNTLSVGIEQKWKFKKTTWKVLLACIIPFGTFYIDRKILSKL is encoded by the coding sequence ATGATCAATTTATTTAAAACAAAAATCGGGCGTTTAAGAATTATTGCTATTTTGGAAGGCATTACATTGCTTACTTTAATTTTTATTGCAGTACCGCTCAAACATTTTATGGGAAATCCCTCAGTGGTAAAAATATTAGGTCCTGTACATGGAGCTTTATTTCTGCTTTTTCTTTTTAATACTTTGAGTGTGGGTATTGAGCAGAAATGGAAATTCAAAAAAACAACGTGGAAAGTTTTGCTCGCCTGTATTATCCCGTTTGGGACATTTTATATTGACAGAAAAATACTAAGCAAACTATGA
- a CDS encoding winged helix-turn-helix transcriptional regulator, which yields MRQEKIKQCSCALGKAMSALGSKWKPIIILVIKDRTLRFGEIAARISVISRKVLTDQLREMEEDNLLTRHEFKELPPRVEYHLTEKGLALLPILNLLEEWEKEFDFNEKKLDVTL from the coding sequence ATGAGACAAGAAAAAATAAAGCAATGCAGCTGTGCTCTTGGGAAAGCAATGTCAGCTTTGGGTAGTAAGTGGAAACCTATTATTATATTGGTTATAAAAGACCGTACATTAAGATTTGGTGAAATCGCTGCACGCATTTCGGTTATTTCGCGAAAAGTGCTTACAGATCAGCTTAGAGAGATGGAAGAAGACAATCTGCTGACCCGGCATGAGTTTAAAGAGTTGCCGCCAAGAGTAGAGTACCACCTTACCGAAAAAGGATTGGCGTTACTGCCTATTTTAAATTTGCTTGAAGAATGGGAAAAGGAATTTGATTTCAATGAAAAAAAATTGGATGTGACATTATAA
- a CDS encoding ligase-associated DNA damage response exonuclease has protein sequence MKLITFTNKGIYCPQGKFYIDPWRPVDFAVITHGHADHARWGMKKYLCHHFTKPILHQRISPDIECQTLQYGEVLDINGVKLSMHPAGHIIGSAQIRLEYKGYVSVVSGDYKVQDDGLSTPFELVKCNEFVTESTFGLPIYNWLEVPDLNKKLQNWVLRNQENQKTSVFIGYSLGKAQRIMKAVEGMGKIHVHYSIGKLNKAFEEVGIVLPDYEVPDFRESIKHVAGDIVIVPPALLDSNVIKKIPDAATAICSGWMQVRGARRWRSMDAGFPMSDHADWKGLLQAIKATEAEIVHVTHGQTEVFSKYLNEIGIKSDVVETLYGDDDDEVVEKEVIDKTDK, from the coding sequence TTGAAGCTCATCACATTTACAAACAAAGGAATTTACTGTCCTCAGGGGAAATTTTATATTGACCCGTGGAGACCAGTTGATTTTGCAGTCATCACCCACGGTCACGCTGACCACGCCCGGTGGGGAATGAAAAAATACCTGTGTCATCACTTCACAAAACCTATTTTACATCAAAGAATTTCACCGGATATTGAGTGTCAGACTTTACAATACGGCGAAGTTTTGGACATTAATGGCGTGAAACTTTCTATGCATCCCGCAGGACATATTATTGGTTCGGCCCAGATTCGTTTGGAATATAAAGGTTATGTGAGTGTTGTGTCAGGAGACTATAAAGTTCAGGATGACGGTCTGAGTACGCCATTTGAACTTGTAAAATGTAACGAATTTGTAACAGAAAGCACATTTGGACTTCCCATTTACAATTGGCTTGAAGTTCCCGATCTGAATAAAAAGCTTCAAAATTGGGTTTTAAGAAATCAAGAAAACCAAAAAACCTCAGTTTTCATAGGGTATTCTCTCGGCAAAGCGCAGCGAATTATGAAAGCCGTTGAAGGGATGGGAAAAATCCACGTCCACTACTCGATTGGAAAACTCAATAAAGCCTTTGAAGAAGTTGGAATTGTACTTCCCGATTATGAAGTTCCCGATTTCAGGGAAAGTATCAAACATGTCGCTGGTGATATTGTTATTGTTCCGCCGGCGTTGTTAGACAGCAATGTAATCAAGAAAATTCCTGATGCTGCCACAGCAATTTGTTCAGGCTGGATGCAAGTTCGAGGCGCAAGAAGATGGCGAAGTATGGATGCCGGTTTTCCAATGAGCGATCATGCCGATTGGAAAGGTCTTTTGCAAGCCATCAAAGCGACCGAAGCAGAAATCGTTCACGTTACTCACGGACAAACCGAAGTCTTTTCAAAATATTTGAATGAGATCGGAATAAAATCTGATGTTGTTGAAACTTTGTATGGCGATGATGATGATGAAGTAGTTGAAAAGGAAGTTATAGACAAAACAGACAAATAA